One part of the Desulfonema ishimotonii genome encodes these proteins:
- a CDS encoding CpsD/CapB family tyrosine-protein kinase produces MKLFRRKQKSDKRPIPRKHGGFTFDSDPSNGEATSGKADEQTPVLRQKQSDKKLLPHLEPQQFEVDQFKTLRTRILFPSSGKQPRSIAVTSAVPGEGKSFVAANLAISIAQNIDKEQTLLVDCDMRLPSVHRIFGYEAVAGLSEYLSADAPLSDLLIRPRLIGNLSILPGGTPPENPAELLSSKKMLDLLKDVQSRYDDRYIIIDLPPPVLAAEANVIARAVDAVVVVVNYGHTSRSKVSELIEMLGTDQVLGIVLNRFDTSMHSSAYRMYLKYIRRKEV; encoded by the coding sequence GTGAAACTATTTAGGCGCAAACAGAAATCTGACAAAAGGCCAATCCCCCGTAAACACGGCGGGTTTACCTTTGATTCGGACCCGTCGAACGGAGAAGCGACCAGCGGAAAGGCGGATGAGCAAACACCGGTTCTCAGACAAAAACAGTCGGATAAAAAATTATTGCCGCACTTGGAGCCTCAGCAGTTTGAAGTGGATCAGTTTAAGACGCTGAGAACCAGAATATTGTTCCCCTCCTCTGGCAAACAGCCCCGTTCCATTGCCGTCACCAGCGCTGTACCGGGAGAAGGGAAGTCTTTTGTGGCTGCCAATCTGGCGATCAGTATTGCCCAGAATATTGACAAGGAGCAGACACTGCTGGTGGATTGTGACATGCGCCTGCCATCGGTTCATCGTATCTTCGGCTATGAGGCGGTAGCAGGGCTGAGTGAGTATCTTTCGGCGGATGCCCCTCTTTCCGATCTTCTTATCCGGCCCCGGCTTATCGGCAACCTGAGTATACTGCCAGGGGGCACCCCCCCGGAGAACCCGGCTGAACTCCTGTCCTCAAAGAAGATGCTGGATTTGCTCAAAGATGTTCAGTCACGCTATGATGATCGGTATATCATCATTGATTTGCCCCCGCCGGTACTTGCTGCCGAGGCAAATGTGATTGCAAGAGCGGTTGATGCGGTTGTGGTGGTTGTTAATTACGGACATACTTCCAGAAGTAAGGTGTCCGAACTCATAGAGATGCTCGGAACAGATCAGGTGCTTGGGATCGTTCTGAACCGGTTTGATACCAGTATGCATTCATCGGCGTATCGCATGTACCTTAAATATATCAGAAGAAAAGAGGTATAA
- a CDS encoding sugar transferase: MGEFFVIYLSVFFSNLIFLGFQSFISDQWLSLKILLIAFICQTCLYYNDLYDLKVTDSFSELSIRLLQALGATAIILAGVYTVFPPASVGLRVFVVSIGFDIVFIVSWRFVYTLILNRKWFDQKIVLFGSNEFSRNILSEIRDRKDCGYVISGVILEGDAEQDSRMQSMLGKNNGAMVVGYKNQVGLCDMVKGLEIRKIIVAIEERQQSFPVKELLKCRVHGIEILEGNSFYEMLTGKLIVDHIRPEWLIFSDGFKTSRSRQLLKRLIDVTLSFAMLIILLPLILITAILIKLDRKKPDVDPIDVWRYFAKICAEKQISVGDKVCHLMQTWLSEAEGAHKAGIWHRFREKCAEQGGDVAPQLLELIQKYIDDREPASGTGNPVFFSQERMGKEGRVYKVHKFRSMVVDAEKYSGPIWAGENDRRITRIGLFIRKWRIDELPQLWNVLNGEMSFVGPRPEREHFVRQLERKIPYYMERLTVKPGLTGWAQVSYGYGASDDDAKEKLNYDLFYIKNMTILMDLMIVLRTVKIVLFGKGR; this comes from the coding sequence ATGGGCGAATTTTTTGTCATCTATCTGTCTGTGTTTTTTTCAAACCTGATTTTTCTCGGATTTCAATCCTTTATATCGGACCAGTGGCTTTCATTGAAAATTCTCCTGATCGCCTTCATCTGCCAGACATGTCTCTACTATAATGATCTGTATGATCTCAAGGTTACGGACAGTTTTTCCGAACTGAGCATCCGGCTGCTTCAGGCCCTCGGCGCGACGGCGATCATATTGGCGGGCGTTTATACGGTATTCCCGCCGGCCAGCGTGGGGCTGAGGGTTTTTGTTGTCAGCATTGGCTTCGATATTGTTTTCATTGTGTCCTGGCGTTTTGTATATACCCTGATTCTGAATCGGAAGTGGTTTGACCAGAAAATCGTACTCTTCGGGTCAAACGAATTTTCACGAAATATTCTCAGTGAAATAAGGGACAGAAAGGATTGCGGATACGTTATTTCGGGTGTCATTTTGGAGGGAGATGCGGAACAGGACTCCAGAATGCAAAGCATGCTTGGAAAAAATAACGGGGCGATGGTGGTCGGGTATAAAAATCAGGTCGGCCTGTGCGACATGGTTAAAGGGCTTGAAATCAGAAAAATTATCGTCGCGATCGAAGAGCGTCAGCAAAGTTTTCCGGTTAAGGAACTTCTGAAGTGCCGGGTCCACGGTATTGAAATCCTTGAGGGCAACAGCTTTTACGAGATGCTGACCGGAAAGCTGATTGTGGATCATATCCGGCCGGAATGGCTGATCTTCTCTGACGGATTCAAAACCTCCCGCAGCAGGCAGCTTTTAAAGCGGCTGATCGATGTGACCCTATCCTTTGCCATGCTGATCATACTTCTGCCCCTGATTCTGATCACCGCTATTCTGATCAAACTGGACAGGAAGAAGCCGGACGTTGATCCGATTGATGTGTGGCGTTATTTTGCAAAAATCTGTGCTGAAAAGCAGATCAGTGTCGGCGATAAGGTATGCCACCTTATGCAAACCTGGCTTTCCGAAGCGGAAGGGGCGCATAAGGCCGGTATCTGGCATCGCTTCAGAGAAAAATGTGCGGAACAGGGGGGCGATGTTGCGCCTCAGCTTCTCGAACTGATCCAGAAATATATTGATGACCGGGAGCCTGCATCAGGGACCGGGAACCCTGTATTTTTTTCCCAGGAGCGGATGGGAAAGGAAGGCCGGGTGTACAAGGTTCATAAATTCCGCTCAATGGTCGTTGATGCTGAAAAATACAGCGGTCCCATATGGGCCGGAGAGAATGACAGGCGGATCACCCGGATCGGCCTTTTTATCAGAAAATGGCGGATAGACGAACTCCCGCAGCTCTGGAATGTATTGAACGGTGAAATGAGTTTTGTCGGACCCAGGCCGGAGCGGGAGCATTTTGTCCGGCAGCTGGAGCGTAAAATCCCGTATTACATGGAGCGCCTTACAGTGAAGCCGGGCCTGACGGGATGGGCACAGGTCAGCTACGGCTACGGTGCTTCTGATGATGATGCCAAAGAAAAGCTCAACTACGATCTTTTTTATATCAAAAACATGACGATACTCATGGATCTGATGATCGTGCTGCGTACTGTAAAGATCGTTTTGTTCGGTAAAGGCCGTTAA
- a CDS encoding polysaccharide biosynthesis/export family protein: MGRLARFFLIAGALSGLIACVSAPSPDSEMAADSVSEKNEKNPEQYIIGKGDILEVITWKEPDFSREVPVRIDGRISFPLLDDIQAAGRTPGQVRDEIMIRLKDFVNHPVVSVAVKASVSKRFYIIGEIAKPGEYPLIKHLTVVQAFALAGGFTEWASTKDIILIRHEAGEEKVISVNYKNIMKGEDLDSNVPLKADDIIVIP, encoded by the coding sequence TTGGGACGGCTGGCCCGCTTTTTTCTCATTGCGGGGGCGTTATCGGGGCTTATTGCCTGCGTCAGTGCGCCGTCACCGGATTCGGAAATGGCGGCAGATTCCGTTTCTGAGAAAAACGAAAAAAATCCGGAACAATATATCATTGGCAAGGGGGATATTCTGGAGGTCATCACATGGAAGGAGCCGGACTTTTCCAGGGAAGTCCCGGTCAGGATAGATGGCAGAATCAGCTTTCCGCTCCTGGATGACATTCAGGCAGCAGGCCGGACCCCCGGCCAGGTGAGAGATGAGATCATGATCCGGCTGAAAGACTTCGTCAATCACCCGGTGGTATCCGTTGCCGTCAAAGCGTCTGTCAGTAAGCGGTTTTATATTATCGGTGAAATCGCCAAGCCGGGGGAATACCCGCTTATCAAGCATCTGACAGTGGTTCAGGCATTTGCACTGGCCGGGGGATTTACCGAATGGGCATCGACAAAAGATATCATCCTGATCCGGCATGAGGCCGGAGAGGAGAAGGTGATCAGTGTCAATTACAAAAATATCATGAAGGGCGAGGATTTAGACAGCAATGTCCCACTAAAAGCAGATGATATTATTGTCATTCCCTAA
- a CDS encoding outer membrane beta-barrel protein has product MSFPKCSARFTFVRVMPCVLVLMTVFGDASAAYRITLQPTLTVTEEYTDNLYLSEDAADYDRITVVSPGFELRGETRNSHVALSYHLGYSDYARFSENNAWRHNSLMTSEISLSSRTRLSFDNSLIVTEDPVEQEEDSEEAERTTEKETVRKERDRYLNNTAALGLTHQFNKSDSVSLQYVFDILNNEDPGVRNTKKHIPSLTLTCWPIPNRLETKTRVAYQRDDTDDATDDPGYSEERIDPSIDLTYWVIPRKFSLKAGLAYTRGVSYENADDAAGENTDKEDDNWYESIIPSVGMTYRFSPKWGFEADTSCTRAITWDQDDLSDPDDDFETWTGRLKLSHTFSKSLEGFVQYDQSQTDFEGEGGTESDDSDYTVCNPSVGLTMLLAENLPLTFGLGYVLRDIKDEGTEAAITVNGAVNRWQFSRYGFLSFKASSGYDESNLGAESLGFGFYYDMNLRISYIFSNHLSADVYGLYKRDKFTDNEDDDSQDEDSRDDTTTEVGAGITWQPLRWVYMRLGYSYREVNSTSDEDSYDVNRVTFDVSFTPQRPFRIW; this is encoded by the coding sequence TTGTCATTCCCTAAGTGTTCCGCCAGGTTTACGTTTGTCAGGGTCATGCCCTGCGTCCTGGTACTGATGACTGTATTCGGAGATGCGTCTGCCGCCTACCGGATCACCCTTCAGCCGACGCTCACGGTCACAGAGGAGTACACGGATAATCTTTATCTGTCCGAGGACGCTGCGGACTACGATCGCATCACCGTTGTTTCACCGGGATTTGAACTCCGGGGGGAAACCCGGAACAGCCATGTGGCGCTGTCATATCACCTGGGGTACAGTGATTATGCCCGGTTTTCTGAAAACAATGCCTGGCGTCATAATTCCCTTATGACCTCAGAGATCAGTCTTTCAAGCCGCACCCGCCTGAGCTTCGATAATTCGCTGATCGTGACCGAAGATCCCGTGGAGCAGGAAGAGGATTCAGAAGAAGCGGAGCGCACTACGGAGAAGGAGACGGTCAGAAAGGAACGTGACCGCTATCTGAACAATACGGCTGCACTGGGCCTGACGCACCAGTTCAATAAGAGCGATTCTGTTTCGCTTCAGTATGTCTTCGATATCCTCAATAACGAAGATCCGGGGGTTCGGAATACCAAAAAGCATATTCCGTCGCTGACGCTGACCTGCTGGCCGATCCCCAACCGCCTGGAAACCAAAACCCGGGTTGCTTACCAGCGGGATGATACGGATGACGCAACGGATGATCCGGGATATTCTGAGGAGCGCATTGACCCGTCCATTGACCTGACTTACTGGGTAATTCCCCGTAAATTCAGCCTGAAAGCCGGTCTTGCGTATACCAGAGGGGTTTCGTATGAAAATGCGGATGACGCCGCCGGTGAAAATACGGATAAAGAAGACGATAACTGGTATGAAAGCATCATCCCTTCGGTCGGAATGACATACCGGTTCAGTCCGAAATGGGGTTTTGAGGCGGATACATCCTGCACCAGGGCGATCACCTGGGACCAGGATGACCTCTCGGACCCCGATGATGATTTTGAAACATGGACAGGGCGTCTGAAGCTGAGCCACACATTCAGCAAGTCGCTTGAGGGATTCGTTCAGTATGACCAGTCACAGACCGACTTTGAGGGGGAGGGCGGGACAGAATCGGATGACAGTGACTATACTGTCTGCAATCCGTCTGTCGGGCTGACAATGCTTCTGGCAGAAAATCTGCCGCTGACCTTTGGGCTGGGGTATGTGCTTCGGGATATAAAAGATGAGGGAACGGAGGCCGCGATTACGGTCAACGGAGCGGTGAACCGCTGGCAGTTCAGCCGGTATGGTTTTCTGAGTTTTAAAGCCTCCAGCGGCTATGATGAGTCGAATCTGGGCGCCGAGAGTCTCGGCTTCGGCTTTTACTATGACATGAACCTGCGGATCAGCTATATCTTTTCCAATCATCTTTCGGCGGATGTTTACGGACTGTACAAGCGGGATAAATTTACGGATAATGAGGACGATGATTCGCAGGATGAGGATTCACGAGACGACACAACCACAGAGGTCGGGGCCGGAATCACCTGGCAGCCGCTCAGATGGGTTTATATGCGACTGGGCTATTCATACCGGGAGGTGAATTCCACATCGGATGAAGACAGTTACGATGTCAACCGGGTGACGTTTGATGTATCGTTCACCCCGCAGCGTCCTTTTCGAATATGGTAG
- a CDS encoding exosortase C-terminal domain/associated protein EpsI has translation MMNLKNTLIASALMILGVGLLHYTDRVEEIHPNKSFSTFPREIAQWKGKESRFDAKVYDILGVDDSFLGNYMTPDGQRVQLYIGFYQSQRRGDLIHSPRNCMPGAGWNIVQTTLREIRMSPGKTGQVIRLIIQNGMQKQMMYYWFQSRGRIISSEYLQKIYLVFDSVTRHRTDGSFVRLITPIPGDDEQQAEKKLTDFAEKLMPILSEYIPS, from the coding sequence ATGATGAACTTAAAAAATACGCTTATCGCATCTGCGCTGATGATACTGGGCGTGGGCCTCCTGCATTATACCGATCGTGTGGAGGAGATTCATCCCAATAAATCTTTTTCAACCTTCCCCAGGGAAATCGCCCAGTGGAAGGGGAAGGAGAGCCGGTTTGATGCGAAAGTCTATGATATTCTGGGGGTGGACGACTCTTTTCTGGGCAATTACATGACCCCGGACGGGCAGCGTGTTCAGCTTTACATCGGATTTTATCAGAGTCAGCGCAGGGGCGACCTGATTCATTCGCCCAGGAACTGTATGCCCGGCGCAGGCTGGAATATTGTTCAGACGACCCTCCGGGAAATTCGGATGTCCCCCGGCAAAACCGGTCAGGTGATCCGTCTGATCATACAAAACGGAATGCAGAAGCAGATGATGTACTACTGGTTCCAATCGCGGGGGCGAATCATCTCCTCCGAATATCTTCAGAAAATCTACCTGGTGTTCGATTCCGTCACGCGACATCGGACCGACGGTTCCTTTGTAAGGCTCATTACCCCCATTCCCGGAGATGACGAGCAGCAGGCCGAGAAGAAACTGACCGATTTTGCGGAAAAGCTGATGCCGATACTCAGCGAATACATCCCGTCCTAA
- the xrtA gene encoding exosortase A, whose product MQKPLHSVYLQVAVLTVTFLALFNQTLLGLVSDWSTDDNYSHGFLIPFIAAYMIWQKKERLSACIPKPSRRGILIMVLGIGLHVAGNIGAELFTMRFSMLIMLAGLILYLFGTQIFREIAVPLAYLVFMIPIPSIIWNKLAFPLQLFAAKLTAEVIWLTGIPILREGNILHLANTSLEVVDACSGLRSLTSLLALSGAFAYISPLKTVSKWLLFFSAIPIAVFVNILRLTATAFMAHWIGEKAAQGFLHDMSGMLVFVVAFVALFLLSSVLTTIEKRVSGRPVSA is encoded by the coding sequence ATGCAGAAACCGCTACATTCCGTATATCTTCAGGTGGCCGTGCTGACCGTCACGTTTCTGGCCCTTTTCAACCAGACCCTGCTGGGCCTGGTCAGCGACTGGTCCACGGATGACAACTACTCCCACGGCTTTCTCATTCCGTTCATCGCCGCGTACATGATCTGGCAGAAAAAAGAGCGCTTATCGGCGTGTATTCCGAAACCCAGCCGCCGGGGCATACTGATCATGGTGCTGGGCATCGGGCTTCATGTGGCCGGAAATATCGGCGCGGAGCTTTTCACCATGCGGTTTTCCATGCTCATAATGCTGGCCGGGCTGATTTTATACCTGTTCGGAACGCAGATCTTTCGGGAGATTGCGGTGCCGCTGGCCTATCTGGTTTTTATGATACCGATTCCCTCGATCATCTGGAACAAGCTCGCCTTCCCTCTCCAGCTTTTTGCCGCAAAACTCACGGCTGAGGTGATCTGGCTGACCGGTATTCCCATTCTGCGGGAGGGAAACATCCTGCACCTGGCCAACACCTCCCTTGAGGTGGTGGACGCCTGTTCCGGGCTTCGGTCTCTGACCTCCCTGCTGGCCCTCAGCGGCGCATTCGCCTATATCAGCCCTCTGAAGACCGTCAGCAAATGGCTACTTTTTTTCTCGGCCATCCCCATTGCCGTTTTTGTCAATATCCTCCGGCTGACCGCAACGGCGTTTATGGCCCACTGGATCGGTGAAAAGGCGGCTCAGGGGTTTTTACATGATATGTCGGGGATGCTGGTTTTTGTGGTGGCATTTGTGGCCCTTTTCCTGCTCTCATCCGTCCTGACAACTATAGAGAAAAGAGTGTCAGGCCGCCCGGTTTCTGCATAA
- a CDS encoding XrtA system polysaccharide deacetylase, with the protein MNRFIMLSVDVEDWFQVENFKPYIPFSDWPSYELRVEKNTHRLLDLFDAHCVCGGREKPRATFFMLGWLAERLPLLVREIHRRGHEVASHGYYHNLCPREEPSRLMWDLTKSKKLLEDIIGAPVTGYRAPSFSITEDILKRIEDCGYGYDSSFNSFDMNSRYGKVRLDHLEKRGIAVRVSENFRELPVSNLSVGTHVLPLGGGGYFRLIPAPVFRWGIRAILNRDQAYLFYMHPWEVDPEQPRVSQASAMSRFRHYLNLDKTFSRLRQFFYTFEDCRFVSCRQYLDAVENDRILRNAA; encoded by the coding sequence ATGAACCGATTCATCATGCTCTCAGTTGATGTGGAAGACTGGTTTCAGGTGGAGAACTTTAAGCCCTATATCCCTTTTTCCGACTGGCCGTCATATGAGCTCCGGGTAGAGAAAAATACCCATCGTCTCCTTGACCTGTTTGATGCCCATTGCGTCTGCGGGGGGCGGGAGAAGCCCCGCGCCACCTTTTTCATGCTGGGATGGCTGGCCGAACGGCTGCCCCTGCTTGTCCGGGAAATACACCGCCGGGGACATGAGGTCGCCTCCCACGGATATTATCACAACCTCTGCCCCCGGGAGGAGCCTTCCCGGCTGATGTGGGATCTGACGAAAAGTAAAAAACTTCTGGAGGATATTATCGGTGCCCCGGTAACGGGATATCGGGCGCCCAGCTTTTCCATTACCGAAGATATTCTGAAGCGGATTGAAGATTGCGGATATGGCTATGATTCCAGCTTTAACTCCTTTGATATGAACAGCCGGTACGGAAAGGTTCGCCTGGATCATCTGGAAAAACGGGGCATCGCTGTCCGGGTTTCAGAAAACTTCCGAGAGCTGCCGGTGAGCAATCTGAGCGTCGGAACGCATGTACTTCCGCTGGGCGGCGGTGGCTATTTCCGGCTGATCCCCGCCCCGGTGTTCAGGTGGGGCATCCGGGCGATCCTGAATCGGGACCAGGCCTATCTTTTTTACATGCACCCCTGGGAGGTCGACCCGGAGCAGCCCAGAGTCAGTCAGGCCTCTGCCATGAGCCGGTTCCGGCACTATCTCAACTTGGACAAAACCTTTTCACGGCTGAGGCAATTTTTTTACACATTTGAGGACTGTCGTTTTGTATCCTGCCGTCAATATCTGGATGCGGTGGAGAATGACCGAATCCTCCGCAACGCGGCTTAA
- a CDS encoding PKD domain-containing protein yields the protein MMRHKFLSCIWILLIVAMGYGFPEKAARAACPDGMIAYWPLNEDEGGSYADGVGDHTGQCGDVCPAPVSHERINGSQAFDGSSAGISVPGDAAFDWGKADSFSIEWWMKRGYESPVGDEVVIGRRDTAGGLAWWAGLSADGTAHFSLTDTDGVTHSVTGSENLTDGVWHHIVAIRNAEDRTLLLFVDSQIAATKEIAIYSGGFEFTDEPLSVGWAGTEGAGYFNGLIDEVSVYNGVLSEALIADHVADGLADFRQGYCETPQPIKIMPLGDSVTAGLSAADGEVLEPGLMIGYRQALYQNLTAAGYDVDFVGSQIYGNTASSAFDTDNEGHPGGTDAQIAANIFDWLSLNPAQIVLLHIGTESLPGDTTGVEAILDEIDRFDQTITVVLARIINQATYSLETAIYNTGIAQMAEERIANGDKLIVADMENALTYPDDMASQLYPGVSGYEKMADIWRDHLTRFTAFPDQPPVITSTPVAEATVASPYTYAVRATGSPVLTYALASGPSGMVIDPSTGDLSWTPFDEGTFTAAVRVSNDVGYTEQHFTITVGPRENQPPVAKAGTDQMAVEGVRVTLNGSASYDPDGGIASYRWEQVSGTSVEIRTPDKVTTTFTAPGVSSPALSFRLTVTDAKGLTGIDYVNVVVNAASPPTADPGPDQSVSKGDTVTLNGAGSSASGGTQIVSWRWAQTSGMSVQLSAPQSAVTNFVAPNVGADGDTLIFTLTVTDSNGAEASEAVRITVAFVNLAPVSDAGQDQVVSEGTTVRLDGSGSYDSDGGIASYRWNQTSGTPVVLSDADVVQPTFVVPSVASDGVGFTLTVSDKDGLEAKDTVLITVNDNGIKIFPDNVVSFTTVTGRPMGIREENGGTLVRLSSLSDTGVGDALDRPENFIYGLADMAFLADQSGGTVTVTVFFQEPAPDGYLWYEYSSLNGWQSFGDDAVFNAERDQVTLTLTDGGARDSGTSVADGMITSRSGLGYVPPPEKDDKDDLLSCFIASAAAGSLPQFCILPFIFAILTAVFCKDRKKGSNQDL from the coding sequence ATGATGAGACATAAATTTTTATCCTGCATATGGATTCTCCTGATTGTGGCAATGGGATACGGTTTTCCAGAAAAGGCGGCCCGGGCGGCGTGTCCCGATGGCATGATCGCTTACTGGCCCCTCAACGAAGATGAGGGGGGCTCCTATGCCGACGGGGTCGGCGATCATACCGGACAATGCGGGGATGTCTGTCCCGCGCCGGTTTCCCATGAAAGGATCAACGGTTCCCAGGCCTTTGACGGCAGCTCCGCAGGAATCTCGGTTCCGGGGGACGCGGCCTTTGACTGGGGGAAAGCGGACAGTTTTTCTATTGAGTGGTGGATGAAGCGGGGGTACGAATCACCTGTCGGCGATGAGGTCGTTATCGGCAGGCGGGATACCGCAGGCGGGCTGGCGTGGTGGGCCGGACTCTCGGCAGATGGGACAGCGCATTTTTCACTGACGGACACTGACGGCGTCACCCACTCTGTTACCGGGTCCGAAAATTTGACGGACGGAGTGTGGCATCATATCGTGGCGATCCGGAATGCGGAAGACAGAACCCTGCTGCTCTTTGTTGACAGTCAGATCGCGGCAACCAAGGAAATAGCAATCTATTCAGGTGGATTTGAATTTACAGATGAGCCGCTCTCCGTCGGATGGGCGGGCACCGAAGGGGCCGGATACTTCAACGGGCTCATTGATGAAGTCTCCGTGTATAACGGGGTATTGTCCGAAGCCCTGATTGCGGACCACGTTGCCGACGGTCTGGCGGATTTCAGGCAGGGATACTGTGAGACGCCTCAGCCGATTAAGATCATGCCGCTGGGCGATTCCGTTACCGCCGGGCTGTCAGCAGCAGACGGAGAAGTGCTCGAACCCGGCCTGATGATCGGATACCGTCAGGCGCTTTACCAAAATCTGACAGCGGCGGGATATGATGTCGATTTTGTCGGTTCCCAGATCTATGGGAACACGGCTTCTTCCGCTTTTGATACTGATAATGAAGGTCATCCCGGGGGGACCGATGCGCAGATCGCCGCCAATATATTCGACTGGCTTTCCCTGAACCCGGCACAGATTGTCCTGCTTCACATCGGCACAGAGTCGCTGCCGGGGGATACGACCGGCGTCGAGGCGATTCTGGATGAGATCGACCGCTTTGATCAGACGATCACGGTGGTGCTGGCCCGCATCATCAACCAGGCGACATACAGCCTGGAAACCGCGATTTACAACACGGGTATCGCTCAGATGGCCGAAGAGCGGATTGCAAACGGGGACAAACTGATCGTCGCGGATATGGAGAATGCGCTGACTTATCCGGACGACATGGCCAGTCAGCTTTATCCCGGCGTATCAGGATATGAAAAAATGGCGGATATCTGGCGGGATCATCTGACCCGGTTTACCGCGTTCCCCGATCAGCCCCCGGTCATCACCTCAACACCGGTCGCCGAAGCGACGGTGGCCTCGCCGTACACCTATGCGGTCAGGGCGACCGGCTCCCCCGTCCTGACCTATGCCCTTGCCTCCGGGCCGTCCGGCATGGTGATTGACCCGTCAACGGGCGATCTCTCCTGGACGCCTTTTGACGAAGGGACATTTACCGCTGCCGTCCGGGTCAGCAATGACGTCGGATATACAGAACAGCATTTCACCATCACCGTCGGCCCCCGTGAAAATCAGCCCCCCGTGGCCAAAGCCGGGACAGACCAGATGGCCGTGGAAGGCGTTCGCGTGACCCTGAACGGTTCCGCATCATACGACCCGGACGGCGGCATCGCATCCTACAGATGGGAGCAGGTCTCCGGAACATCTGTCGAAATCCGGACGCCCGACAAGGTAACGACGACCTTTACCGCGCCCGGGGTCAGCTCGCCAGCCCTGAGCTTCCGCCTGACGGTGACAGATGCAAAGGGACTGACCGGCATTGATTACGTTAATGTCGTGGTCAACGCAGCGTCACCGCCCACTGCCGACCCGGGACCGGATCAGAGCGTCAGCAAGGGCGACACGGTGACATTGAACGGGGCCGGATCGTCTGCGTCCGGGGGCACACAGATTGTTTCCTGGCGGTGGGCGCAGACCTCTGGCATGTCGGTTCAGCTCTCCGCTCCCCAGAGTGCGGTCACAAATTTTGTCGCACCGAACGTCGGGGCCGATGGGGATACCCTGATCTTCACGCTGACGGTGACGGACAGCAACGGCGCGGAGGCGTCGGAGGCGGTCCGTATCACAGTGGCCTTTGTCAATCTGGCACCCGTCTCCGATGCCGGTCAGGATCAGGTCGTTTCAGAGGGAACCACCGTCCGGCTGGACGGCTCCGGATCATATGATTCCGATGGCGGAATTGCATCATATCGGTGGAACCAGACGTCAGGAACGCCGGTTGTGCTTTCTGATGCCGACGTGGTTCAGCCGACATTTGTTGTGCCATCGGTGGCATCTGACGGTGTCGGGTTCACGCTGACCGTCAGTGATAAAGACGGACTTGAAGCCAAAGACACTGTCCTGATTACGGTGAACGATAACGGCATTAAGATTTTTCCCGACAATGTTGTCTCGTTCACGACCGTCACCGGCAGACCCATGGGCATCCGGGAGGAAAACGGTGGCACCCTGGTCCGTCTGTCATCCCTCAGCGACACAGGTGTCGGTGATGCCCTCGACCGGCCAGAGAATTTCATCTACGGCCTGGCGGACATGGCATTTCTGGCGGATCAGTCGGGCGGCACCGTCACCGTGACCGTATTTTTTCAGGAACCGGCCCCGGACGGGTATCTCTGGTATGAATACAGTTCTTTGAACGGCTGGCAAAGCTTCGGGGATGATGCGGTATTCAATGCCGAACGGGATCAGGTGACGCTGACACTGACGGACGGCGGGGCGCGGGACAGCGGCACGTCGGTTGCGGACGGAATGATCACCAGCCGCTCCGGCCTCGGATATGTTCCGCCGCCGGAAAAGGACGACAAGGATGACCTGCTCAGTTGCTTCATTGCGAGCGCCGCCGCAGGGAGCCTCCCGCAATTTTGCATACTGCCGTTCATATTCGCCATTCTGACGGCGGTTTTTTGCAAAGACCGGAAAAAAGGATCGAACCAGGATCTATAG